From the Cucurbita pepo subsp. pepo cultivar mu-cu-16 chromosome LG05, ASM280686v2, whole genome shotgun sequence genome, one window contains:
- the LOC111794765 gene encoding E3 ubiquitin ligase BIG BROTHER-like has translation MSWNSNIEVHCMTNGYPYSTASFMEYFEGLTYDHVNFIFSGPSHSQETVCPATNSSYYKFEHADSWSASCFDTQSFEVQGHESAIDEHRMQQEFSTVPDEQSLGNRAREENVNPDMASNSMECPRRHSNYHEYQTIWQDIIDPDNMTYEELVDLGETVGSQSRGLSQELIALLPVSKFKCWLFSRKKSRTERCVICQMNYKYGDQRITLPCKHKYHTSCGSKWLSINKACPICYTEVFGDISKR, from the exons ATGAGCTGGAACTCAAACATCGAGGTTCACTGCATGACTAATGGTTATCCGTACAGCACGGCTTCTTTTATGGAGTACTTTGAAGGTCTCACATATGATCAtgtgaatttcattttttctggTCCCTCACATTCTCAG gAGACTGTTTGTCCAGCAACTAATTCAAGTTATTACAAGTTTGAGCATGCTGATTCTTGGAGCGCTTCTTGCTTTGATACTCAATCATTTGAGGTACAAGGTCATGAGTCCGCTATTGATGAACATAGGATGCAGCAGGAATTCTCGACAGTCCCAGATGAACAGAGTTTAGGAAATAGAGCGCGGGAAGAAAATGTGAATCCTGATATGGCCAGCAATAGCATGGAAT GCCCTCGGAGGCATTCAAATTATCACGAGTATCAG ACTATTTGGCAAGATATTATTGATCCTGATAACATGACCTATGAG GAATTAGTAGATTTAGGCGAGACAGTAGGAAGTCAAAGTAGAGGTCTTTCGCAAGAATTGATTGCATTGCTTCCAGTATCAAAGTTTAAGTGTTGGCTTTTCTCAAGGAAGAAATCACGCACTGAAAG GTGTGTAATATGCCAAATGAATTACAAATATGGAGATCAAAGGATCACTCTGCCGTGCAAACACAAATACCATACCAGTTGCGGGAGCAAGTGGCTTAGTATCAACAAG GCTTGCCCCATTTGCTACACTGAGGTTTTTGGTGACATTTCAAAACGTTAA
- the LOC111795008 gene encoding nascent polypeptide-associated complex subunit alpha, muscle-specific form-like: MGAMKPLRHWPQLLSVVAICLIATTVVTAQLDDDLMLPIKNPDLGGDLPKHHHHSTYPPVDHHHKPPQSKYGHHHKSPPPPKYKHHHMPPPPKHYHHHKSPPPYLYKSPPPPPPYVYKSPPPPPPYVYKSPPPPPYIYKSPPPPPYVYKSPPPPPYVYKSPPPPPYVYKSPPPPPYVYKSPPPPPYVYKSPPPPPYIYKSPPPPPYVYKSPPPPPYVYKSPPPPPYVYKSPPPPPYIYKSPPPPPYVYKSPPPPPYVYKSPPPPPYVYKSPPPPPYVYKSPPPPPYVYKSPPPPPYIYKSPPPPSPYAYKSPPPPPYVYKSPPPPPYVYKSPPPPPYVYKSPPPPPYVYKSPPPPPYVYKSPPPPPYIYKSPPPPPYVYKSPPPPPYVYKSPPPPPYIYKSPPPPPYVYKSPPPPPYVYKSPPPPPYVYKSPPPPPYVYKSPPPPPYVYKSPPPPPYVYKSPPPPPYVYKSPPPPPYIYKSPPPPPYVYKSPPPPPYIYKSPPPPSPYVYKSPPPPPYVYKSPPPPPYIYKSPPPPPYVYKSPPPPPYIYKSPPPPPYVYKSPPPPPYIYKSPPPPPYVYKSPPPPPXPYVYKSPPPPPYIYKSPPPPPYVYKSPPPPPYVYKSPPPPPYIYKSPPPPPYVYKSPPPPPYVYKSPPPPPYVYKSPPPPPYVYKSPPPPPYVYKSPPPPPYVYKSPPPPPYVYKSPPPPPYVYXPTSTSLLHHLPTSTSLRHHLPTSTSLLHRHPTXKSPPPPPYIYKSPPPPPYVYKSPPPPPYVYKSPPPPPYVYKSPPPPPYVYKSPPPPPYVYKSPPPPPYLYKSPPPPPYVYKSPPPPPYVYKSPPPPPYIYKSPPPXPPPPYVYKSPPPPPYIYKSPPPPPYVYKSPPPPPYVYKSPPPPPYVYKSPPPPPYVYKSPPPPPYIYKSPPPPSPYAYKSPPPPPYVYKSPPPPPYVYKSPPPPPYVYKSPPPPPYVYKSPPPPPYVYKSPPPPPYIYKSPPPPPYVYKSPPPPPYVYKSPPPPPYIYKSPPPPPYVYKSPPPPPYVYKSPPPPPYVYKSPPPPPYVYKSPPPPPYVYKSPPPPPYVYKSPPPPPYVYKSPPPPPYIYKSPPPPPYVYKSPPPPPYIYKSPPPPSPYVYKSPPPPPYVYKSPPPPPYIYKSPPPPPYVYKSPPPPPYIYKSPPPPPYVYKSPPPPPYIYKSPPPPPYVYKSPPPPPYVYKSPPPPPYVYKSPPPPPYIYKSPPPPPYVYKSPPPPPYVYKSPPPPPYVYKSPPPPPYVYKSPPPPPYVYKSPPPPPYVYKSPPPPPYIYKSPPPPPYVYKSPPPPPYVYKSPPPPPYVYKSPPPPPYVYKSPPPPPYVYKSPPPPPYVYKSPPPPPYLYKSPPPPPYVYKSPPPPPYVYKSPPPPPYIYKSPPPPPYVYKSPPPPPYVYKSPPPPPYVYKSPPPPSPSPPPPYIYKSPPPPSPSPPPPYIYKSPPPPSPSPPPPYYYKSPPPPSPSPPPPYYYKSPPPPVKSPPPPYYYKSPPPPSPSPPPYYYKSPPPPHKSKYPHKSPPPPPYVYKSPPPPPYVYKSPPPPPYIYKSPPPPPYVYKSPPPPPYIYKSPPPPSPYVYKSPPPPPYVYKSPPPPPYIYKSPPPPPYVYKSPPPPPYIYKSPPPPPYVYKSPPPPPYIYKSPPPPPYVYKSPPPPPYVYKSPPPPPYVYKSPPPPPYIYKSPPPPPYVYKSPPPPPYVYKSPPPPPYVYKSPPPPPYVYKSPPPPPYVYKSPPPPPYVYKSPPPPPYLYKSPPPPPYVYKSPPPPPYVYKSPPPPPYIYKSPPPPPYVYKSPPPPPYVYKSPPPPPYVYKSPPPPSPSPPPPYIYKSPPPPSPSPPPPYIYKSPPPPSPSPPPPYYYKSPPPPSPSPPPPYYYKSPPPPVKSPPPPYYYKSPPPPSPSPPPYYYKSPPPPHKSKYPHXPPPPPYVYKSPPPPPYVYKSPPPPPYVYKSPPPPPYLYKSPPPPPYVYKSPPPPPYVYKSPPPPPYIYKSPPPPPYVYKSPPPPPYVYKSPPPPPYVYKSPPPPSPSPPPPYIYKSPPPPSPSPPPPYIYKSPPPPSPSPPPPYYYKSPPPPSPSPPPPYYYKSPPPPVKSPPPPYYYKSPPPPSPSPPPYYYKSPPPPHKSKYPH, translated from the exons ATGGGGGCTATGAAGCCTTTGAGGCATTGGCCTCAGCTGCTCTCGGTGGTGGCGATTTGCCTCATTGCCACCACCGTAGTGACTGCTCAACTCGATGATGATTTGATGTTACCTATCAAAAACCCTGACCTCGGTGGTGATTTACCAAAGCATCATCATCACAGTACTTATCCGCCGGTGGATCATCACCATAAACCACCACAGTCGAAGTATGGACACCACCACAAGTCACCACCTCCACCAAAATACAAGCACCACCACATGCCACCCCCACCCAAACATTACCACCACCACAAGTCACCACCTCCATATCTTTACAAGTCTCCGCCACCACCGCCTCCTTACGTCTATAAGTCTCCGCCACCACCGCCTCCTTACGTCTATAAGTCTCCGCCACCACCTCCCTACATTTACAAATCTCCGCCCCCACCTCCTTATGTCTAtaaatctcctccaccacctccctACGTCTACAAGTCTCCGCCACCACCTCCCTATGTCTACaagtctcctccaccacctccataTGTATACAAGTCTCCACCACCCCCACCTTATGTTTACAAGTCTCCGCCACCACCTCCCTACATTTACaagtctcctccaccacctccataTGTCTACAAGTCCCCTCCACCACCTCCCTACGTCTACAAGTCCCCTCCACCACCTCCCTACGTCTAtaaatctcctccaccacctccataTATCTACAAatctccgccgccgccacccTACGTTTACAAGTCCCCGCCACCACCTCCCTACGTCTATAAGTCTCCGCCACCCCCACCTTACGTCTACAAGTCCCCTCCACCACCTCCCTACGTCTACAAGTCCCCTCCACCACCTCCCTACGTCTAtaaatctcctccaccacctccctACATCTATAAATCTCCGCCGCCACCATCTCCTTATGCTTAtaaatctcctccaccacctccctatgtctacaagtctcctccaccaccaccatacgtttataaatctcctccaccaccccCCTATGTCTACAAGTCTCCACCACCCCCACCTTATGTTTACAAgtctccaccaccacctcccTACGTTTACAAGTCTCCGCCACCACCTCCCTACATCTATAAATCTCCTCCACCGCCTCCCTATGTCTACAAgtctccaccaccacctcccTACGTTTACAAgtctccaccaccacctcccTACATCTATAAATCTCCTCCACCGCCTCCCTACGTTTACAAGTCTCCGCCACCACCTCCCTACGTCTAtaaatctcctccaccacctccctACGTCTATAAATCTCCTCCACCGCCTCCCTATGTCTACaagtctcctccaccaccaccctACGTCTATAAATCTCCTCCACCGCCTCCCTACGTCTACAAATCTCCTCCCCCACCACCCTATGTCTATAAGTCCCCTCCACCACCTCCCTACATCTAtaaatctcctccaccacctcctTATGTCTACaagtctcctccaccacctccctACATTTATAAATCTCCGCCACCACCATCTCCTTATGTATACAAgtctccaccaccacctcccTACGTTTACAAGTCTCCTCCCCCACCTCCCTACATCTATAAATCTCCGCCACCGCCTCCCTACGTCTACAAgtctccaccaccacctccttACATCTACAAATCTCCCCCACCCCCTCCCTATGTTTACaagtctcctccaccaccaccctATATCTATAAATCTCCTCCACCGCCTCCCTACGTCTACAAGTCCCCTCCACCACCTCCGNCTCCTTACGTCTATAAGTCTCCGCCACCACCTCCCTACATTTACAAATCTCCGCCCCCACCTCCTTATGTCTATAAATCTCCGCCACCACCTCCCTACGTCTACAAGTCTCCGCCACCACCTCCCTACATCTATAAATCTCCTCCACCGCCTCCCTACGTGTACaagtctcctccaccacctccataCGTATACAAGTCTCCTCCACCGCCTCCGTACGTCTACAAGTCTCCTCCACCGCCTCCCTACGTCTACaagtctcctccaccacctccctACGTCTACAAGTCTCCGCCACCACCTCCCTATGTCTACaagtctcctccaccacctccataTGTATACAAGTCTCCACCACCCCCACCTTATGTTTACNTCCCTACGTCTACaagtctcctccaccacctccctACGTCTACAAGTCTCCGCCACCACCTCCCTACGTCTACAAGTCTCCTCCACCGCCACCCTACCNACAAGTCTCCGCCACCACCTCCCTACATTTACaagtctcctccaccacctccataCGTATACAAGTCTCCTCCACCGCCTCCGTACGTCTACAAGTCTCCTCCACCGCCTCCCTACGTCTACaagtctcctccaccacctccctACGTCTACAAGTCTCCGCCACCACCTCCCTACGTCTACAAGTCTCCTCCACCGCCACCCTACCTCTATAAATCTCCTCCACCGCCTCCCTACGTGTACaagtctcctccaccaccaccctACGTCTACAAGTCCCCACCACCGCCTCCCTACATCTACAAGTCTCCTCCACCTNCTCCACCACCTCCCTACGTCTAtaaatctcctccaccacctccataTATCTACAAatctccgccgccgccacccTACGTTTACAAGTCCCCGCCACCACCTCCCTACGTCTATAAGTCTCCGCCACCCCCACCTTACGTCTACAAGTCCCCTCCACCACCTCCCTACGTCTAtaaatctcctccaccacctccctACATCTATAAATCTCCGCCGCCACCATCTCCTTATGCTTAtaaatctcctccaccacctccctatgtctacaagtctcctccaccaccaccatacgtttataaatctcctccaccaccccCCTATGTCTACAAGTCTCCACCACCCCCACCTTATGTTTACAAgtctccaccaccacctcccTACGTTTACAAGTCTCCGCCACCACCTCCCTACATCTATAAATCTCCTCCACCGCCTCCCTATGTCTACAAgtctccaccaccacctcccTACGTTTACAAgtctccaccaccacctcccTACATCTATAAATCTCCTCCACCGCCTCCCTACGTTTACAAGTCTCCGCCACCACCTCCCTACGTCTAtaaatctcctccaccacctccctACGTCTATAAATCTCCTCCACCGCCTCCCTATGTCTACaagtctcctccaccaccaccctACGTCTATAAATCTCCTCCACCGCCTCCCTACGTCTACAAATCTCCTCCCCCACCACCCTATGTCTATAAGTCCCCTCCACCACCTCCCTACATCTAtaaatctcctccaccacctcctTATGTCTACaagtctcctccaccacctccctACATTTATAAATCTCCGCCACCACCATCTCCTTATGTATACAAgtctccaccaccacctcccTACGTTTACAAGTCTCCTCCCCCACCTCCCTACATCTATAAATCTCCGCCACCGCCTCCCTACGTCTACAAgtctccaccaccacctccttACATCTACAAATCTCCCCCACCCCCTCCCTATGTTTACaagtctcctccaccaccaccctATATCTATAAATCTCCTCCACCGCCTCCCTACGTCTACAAGTCCCCTCCACCACCTCCGTACGTCTACAAGTCTCCGCCACCACCTCCCTACGTCTACAAGTCTCCGCCACCACCTCCCTACATCTATAAATCTCCTCCACCGCCTCCCTACGTGTACaagtctcctccaccacctccataCGTATACAAGTCTCCTCCACCGCCTCCGTACGTCTACAAGTCTCCTCCACCGCCTCCCTACGTCTACaagtctcctccaccacctccctACGTCTACAAGTCTCCGCCACCACCTCCCTACGTCTACAAGTCTCCGCCACCACCTCCCTACATCTATAAATCTCCTCCACCGCCTCCCTACGTGTACaagtctcctccaccacctccataCGTATACAAGTCTCCTCCACCGCCTCCGTACGTCTACAAGTCTCCTCCACCGCCTCCCTACGTCTACaagtctcctccaccacctccctACGTCTACAAGTCTCCGCCACCACCTCCCTACGTCTACAAGTCTCCTCCACCGCCACCCTACCTCTATAAATCTCCTCCACCGCCTCCCTACGTGTACaagtctcctccaccaccaccctACGTCTACAAGTCCCCACCACCGCCTCCCTACATCTACaagtctcctccacctcctccCTACGTCTACaagtctcctccaccacctccctACGTCTACAAGTCACCTCCACCGCCTCCTTATGTCTACaagtctcctccacctccatctccatctcctCCCCCTCCTTATATCTATAAATCACCACCTCcaccatctccatcaccacctcCTCCATATATTTACAAATCTCCGCCTCCACCATCTCCATCACCTCCTCCACCTTATTACTATAAGTCACCTCCACCTCCATccccatcaccaccaccaccttaCTATTACAAGTCCCCTCCCCCTCCAGTGAAGtctccaccacctccatattattataagtctccaccaccaccatctccatcaccaccaccttATTATTACAAATCACCTCCTCCACCGCATAAATCCAAATATCCACAC AAATCTCCTCCACCGCCTCCCTACGTCTACAAATCTCCTCCCCCACCACCCTATGTCTATAAGTCCCCTCCACCACCTCCCTACATCTAtaaatctcctccaccacctcctTATGTCTACaagtctcctccaccacctccctACATTTATAAATCTCCGCCACCACCATCTCCTTATGTATACAAgtctccaccaccacctcccTACGTTTACAAGTCTCCTCCCCCACCTCCCTACATCTATAAATCTCCGCCACCGCCTCCCTACGTCTACAAgtctccaccaccacctccttACATCTACAAATCTCCCCCACCCCCTCCCTATGTTTACaagtctcctccaccaccaccctATATCTATAAATCTCCTCCACCGCCTCCCTACGTCTACAAGTCCCCTCCACCACCTCCGTACGTCTACAAGTCTCCGCCACCACCTCCCTACGTCTACAAGTCTCCGCCACCACCTCCCTACATCTATAAATCTCCTCCACCGCCTCCCTACGTGTACaagtctcctccaccacctccataCGTATACAAGTCTCCTCCACCGCCTCCGTACGTCTACAAGTCTCCTCCACCGCCTCCCTACGTCTACaagtctcctccaccacctccctACGTCTACAAGTCTCCGCCACCACCTCCCTACGTCTACAAGTCTCCTCCACCGCCACCCTACCTCTATAAATCTCCTCCACCGCCTCCCTACGTGTACaagtctcctccaccaccaccctACGTCTACAAGTCCCCACCACCGCCTCCCTACATCTACaagtctcctccacctcctccCTACGTCTACaagtctcctccaccacctccctACGTCTACAAGTCACCTCCACCGCCTCCTTATGTCTACaagtctcctccacctccatctccatctcctCCCCCTCCTTATATCTATAAATCACCACCTCcaccatctccatcaccacctcCTCCATATATTTACAAATCTCCGCCTCCACCATCTCCATCACCTCCTCCACCTTATTACTATAAGTCACCTCCACCTCCATccccatcaccaccaccaccttaCTATTACAAGTCCCCTCCCCCTCCAGTGAAGtctccaccacctccatattattataagtctccaccaccaccatctccatcaccaccaccttATTATTACAAATCACCTCCTCCACCGCATAAATCCAAATATCCACAC NCTCCTCCACCGCCTCCCTACGTCTACaagtctcctccaccacctccctACGTCTACAAGTCTCCGCCACCACCTCCCTACGTCTACAAGTCTCCTCCACCGCCACCCTACCTCTATAAATCTCCTCCACCGCCTCCCTACGTGTACaagtctcctccaccaccaccctACGTCTACAAGTCCCCACCACCGCCTCCCTACATCTACaagtctcctccacctcctccCTACGTCTACaagtctcctccaccacctccctACGTCTACAAGTCACCTCCACCGCCTCCTTATGTCTACaagtctcctccacctccatctccatctcctCCCCCTCCTTATATCTATAAATCACCACCTCcaccatctccatcaccacctcCTCCATATATTTACAAATCTCCGCCTCCACCATCTCCATCACCTCCTCCACCTTATTACTATAAGTCACCTCCACCTCCATccccatcaccaccaccaccttaCTATTACAAGTCCCCTCCCCCTCCAGTGAAGtctccaccacctccatattattataagtctccaccaccaccatctccatcaccaccaccttATTATTACAAATCACCTCCTCCACCGCATAAATCCAAATATCCACACTAG
- the LOC111794737 gene encoding aldehyde dehydrogenase family 3 member F1-like: MDSEDLRDYYKTGTTKEASWRVSQLKALRQLIEHNEHQIYTALMQDLGKHQVEAFRDEIGTLLKSLNSALDNLKHWMSPKKAKLPLIALLSSAEMVPQPLGVVLIISSWNFPIGLSLEPLIGAIAAGNCVVLKTSESAPASSALLANTIGKYIDNKAVRVVEGGAAAGERLLQQRWEKIFFTGSERVGRIVMAAAAKHLTPVTLELGGKCPAIVDSLPFSWDIEATAKRIVIGKFGNCAGQACIAIDYVLIEHRFIPTLVELMKKFIKEFFDRSSNQAKTMARIVNKQNFLRLKNLVDKPDVRASIIYGGSMDEDKLFVEPTILLNPPSDSEIMTDEIFGPLLPIIGLDRIEDSIDFINSKPKPLAVYAFTKDKAFQRRLVSETSSGSLTFNDAIIQYAADTLPFGGVGESGIGRYHGKFSFDTFSHEKAVLQRSFLVDFWFRYPPWNSHKLQLLREAYSLNYFQLVLTVLGLKKS; the protein is encoded by the exons ATGGATTCAGAGGATTTGAGAGATTACTACAAGACTGGTACAACAAAGGAGGCCTCTTGGAGGGTGTCACAGCTCAAAGCCTTACGCCAACTTATAGAACACAATGAACACCAAATTTACACCGCCCTTATGCAGGATTTGGGGAAACACCAAGTTGAAGCTTTTAGAGATGAG attgGTACTCTGCTTAAGTCCCTCAACTCTGCTTTGGATAATTTGAAGCATTGGATGTCACCCAAAAAG GCAAAGCTGCCATTAATAGCGTTGTTAAGCTCAGCTGAAATGGTTCCTCAGCCTTTGGGCGTTGTTCTTATAATCTCATCTTGGAATTTTCCGATTG GGTTGTCGTTGGAGCCGTTGATTGGAGCAATAGCTGCCGGAAATTGCGTGGTTTTGAAGACGTCGGAGTCTGCTCCGGCGAGTTCGGCTTTACTGGCGAATACCATCGGGAAATATATTGATAATAAAGCTGTGAGGGTTGTGGAAGGTGGGGCGGCGGCTGGGGAGCGGCTGCTGCAGCAGCGGTGGGAGAAGATTTTCTTTACAG GAAGTGAACGAGTGGGGCGGATTGTTATGGCGGCCGCCGCGAAACACCTGACGCCGGTGACTTTGGAGCTCGGCGGGAAGTGCCCGGCCATCGTTGACTCACTCCCATTCTCTTGGGACATTGAG GCTACTGCCAAACGGATCGTCATCGGAAAATTCGGGAACTGCGCCGGTCAAGCTTGCATTGCGATCGATTATGTCCTCATTGAACATAGGTTTATACCTACCTTG GTCGAATTGATGAAGAAGTTTATCAAGGAATTCTTCGATAGAAGTTCGAACCAGGCAAAAACCATGGCGAGGATcgtaaacaaacaaaatttcttgAGATTGAAGAATCTGGTGGATAAACCTGACGTACGAGCTTCGATCATCTATGGGGGATCCATGGACGAAGACAAATT GTTTGTTGAGCCGACTATTCTGTTGAATCCGCCAAGCGATTCAGAAATTATGACGGATGAAATCTTCGGACCATTGCTTCCCATAATTGGA CTGGACAGGATTGAAGACAGTATAGATTTCATCAATTCAAAGCCTAAGCCTCTCGCCGTTTATGCCTTCACGAAGGATAAAGCTTTCCAAAGGAGACTCGTCTCAGAAACCTCGTCCGGTAGTTTGACATTCAATGATGCAATTATTCAG TATGCAGCCGATACACTCCCGTTTGGAGGGGTTGGTGAAAGTGGGATTGGAAGGTACCATGGAAAATTCTCATTCGACACTTTTAGTCATGAAAAGGCTGTTCTGCAGAGGAGCTTTTTGGTTGACTTCTGGTTCAGATATCCGCCATGGAACAGTCACAAGCTTCAGCTGCTTCGAGAAGCTTACAGTCTTAACTATTTTCAGCTTGTTCTCACTGTTTTGGGTTTGAAGAAGTCTTAA
- the LOC111795758 gene encoding uncharacterized protein LOC111795758, whose protein sequence is MDSSGLGGGFLSGNGGLLDLESPIRRHQQTQLINTSLTHRHHLKMMNTLESDHQSVGIMDTKRLGHKDLSMTFTKGKAIASGGVTNNSNTSEEDEPSFTEDGECTDFLKGKKGSPWQRMKWTDDIVRLLIAVVACVGDDGEAGMGSKRKSGILQKKGKWKMVSKIMISKGCHVSPQQCEDKFNDLNKRYKRLNDILGRGTSCRVVENPALMDSMPHLSSKVKDDVRKILSSKHLFYKEMCAYHNGQTIPGCQDVDFQGKILPVVNFSKGNNESEEADDSDSDSDESDNEDDHYPEENRLWPAESRGRDKASADDGPLWSITSAQNEFEGQIDVFLSDPTKPQWERRDWIKKQMLQLQEQCVSFQAQSFELEKQRFKWLRYCSKKSRDLERMRLENERMKIDNERRVLQLKQKEMELEFKRSDSSFGPTLGIDRIQG, encoded by the coding sequence ATGGATAGTTCTGGTCTGGGAGGCGGATTTCTGTCTGGAAATGGGGGGTTATTAGATCTGGAGTCTCCAATTCGAAGGCATCAACAGACCCAGTTGATCAATACCTCATTGACACACAGACATCacttgaagatgatgaataCTTTGGAAAGTGATCACCAGTCCGTTGGGATTATGGACACAAAAAGATTGGGACACAAAGATCTATCGATGACTTTCACTAAAGGGAAAGCAATTGCCTCTGGTGGCGTCACAAACAACAGTAACACgagtgaagaagatgagccTAGTTTTACTGAGGATGGCGAGTGCACTGATTTTTTGAAGGGCAAAAAGGGCTCTCCATGGCAGAGAATGAAGTGGACAGATGACATTGTGAGGCTTCTCATTGCAGTGGTTGCTTGTGTGGGTGATGACGGTGAGGCTGGAATGGGCTCGAAGAGAAAATCTGGTATTCTacaaaagaagggaaaatggaaaatggtgTCGAAGATTATGATAAGTAAGGGGTGTCATGTTTCTCCCCAGCAGTGTGAGGACAAATTTAACGACTTAAACAAAAGATACAAGAGATTGAACGATATTCTTGGCAGGGGAACCAGTTGTAGAGTTGTGGAGAACCCTGCACTCATGGATTCAATGCCTCACCTCTCAAGTAAAGTCAAGGATGatgtaagaaaaatattaagcTCAAAACACTTATTTTATAAGGAAATGTGTGCTTACCATAATGGACAAACAATTCCTGGTTGCCAGGATGTTGATTTCCAAGGTAAGATTTTGCCTGTTGTTAATTTCTCGAAAGGAAATAATGAGTCAGAAGAGGCTGATGACAGTGATAGTGACAGTGATGAATCAGATAATGAGGATGATCATTATCCCGAAGAAAATAGATTATGGCCGGCTGAATCTCGTGGCAGGGATAAAGCGAGTGCAGATGATGGTCCTCTTTGGTCAATTACTTCTGCacaaaatgaatttgaaggtcaaattgatgtttttctttcgGATCCAACAAAGCCCCAATGGGAGCGCAGAGATTGGATTAAAAAACAGATGCTACAACTTCAGGAGCAATGTGTAAGTTTCCAGGCTCAATCTTTTGAACTTGAGAAACAACGTTTCAAATGGTTAAGATATTGCAGTAAGAAGAGTAGGGATTTGGAGAGAATGAGGCTTGAAAATGAGAGGATGAAAATAGATAATGAGCGGAGAGTACTGCAACTGAAGCAGAAGGAAATGGAACTGGAATTTAAAAGGTCTGATTCATCCTTCGGGCCAACCCTTGGCATTGATAGAATTCAAGGGTGA